The following are from one region of the Halogeometricum sp. S3BR5-2 genome:
- a CDS encoding winged helix-turn-helix domain-containing protein: protein MTDSWDTAGYIASSRYRASVCEFLDEEGPELPSRIASELELAQPHVSRALSELRERGVVELLVPESQQKGRLYGLTGRGRTALVRLHGESDSGPVSVTFVEEGAFPYPPLVDYLSEEYPGVFRFALVREGDDSDAFAASEEVRETCDSHSLSTVIGALSAGDATVNEQLDGADDGERFVVRGFEHSLWVRLPVSEDVEVFVGLDRDADVNVNSFVDACRSRLKN from the coding sequence ATGACTGACTCTTGGGATACCGCGGGTTACATCGCGAGCTCGCGGTACAGAGCGTCCGTCTGTGAGTTCCTCGACGAGGAGGGACCCGAGCTACCGTCGCGCATCGCGTCGGAGTTAGAGCTCGCACAGCCGCACGTCTCTCGGGCGCTCTCGGAACTCCGGGAGCGAGGGGTCGTCGAACTCCTGGTCCCCGAATCCCAACAGAAGGGCCGGCTCTACGGTCTCACCGGTCGGGGGCGGACCGCCTTGGTCCGACTCCACGGCGAGTCCGACTCCGGTCCCGTCTCCGTCACGTTCGTCGAGGAGGGTGCGTTCCCCTATCCGCCGCTCGTCGACTACCTCTCCGAGGAGTACCCGGGCGTCTTCCGGTTCGCGCTCGTCCGCGAGGGCGACGACTCCGACGCGTTCGCGGCGAGCGAGGAGGTCCGCGAGACGTGCGATTCGCACTCGCTGTCCACCGTCATCGGGGCGCTCAGCGCCGGCGACGCGACGGTGAACGAGCAGTTGGACGGAGCCGACGACGGCGAGCGCTTCGTCGTCCGCGGCTTCGAGCACTCGCTGTGGGTCAGGCTCCCGGTGAGCGAGGACGTCGAGGTGTTCGTCGGTCTGGACCGCGACGCCGACGTCAACGTCAACTCCTTCGTCGACGCCTGTCGGAGCCGTCTGAAGAACTGA
- a CDS encoding efflux RND transporter permease subunit yields the protein MAYDYQRVVDWVDDHIVERPGQVMLAFFVLTALFGVGLGNVSTEAGTSQFAEDIPAQNALDQVNQEFLPVFGQDTGSTQLIQRGQNVLSRRSMLQMLRTQERVEEQPTLRVSDTSSAAAVVARTLDPNATTLDEQITALERATDSEVAAAVRENADNPAFTGSVSEDFNARSASASATIGVIQHSLPTEVSSSAGQSGDSPLTPIQQRVQRIVDASPGDITVFGSGIIADEFGAVISDSLLIVTPAAVILIVLFLVVAYRDLLDLLLGTFALAMAVVWTFGFLGLAGIPFNQIMIAVPPLLLAVGIDFGIHAINRYREDRETGLGIEEAMRAATDQLLVAFFIVTGTTVIGFLSNLASGLAPIRDFGVVAGVGITFTFLIFGVFLPAAKVWMDRRKESWPLPTFSQKPLGREGSSLGDALSVGVGIADRIPVLFVLAALLFSVGAAGYATGVDTSFTQEDFLPPEEVPSYLRSLPEPFAPSDYSVVATLNFLEERFTSSQGGSVTIYVERPMEQDSALEELHRAGEDPPDSFVVEDGRAESTSVVTVIRDYAEEDPEFARLVARNDANGNGIPDDNLGEIYDYLETSPVSEQVDRYLAEDHRSARVVYTVSADASDAEATADGEQVAERFRYEAVATGDIVVFQAVSDLIFNSAVTSLALALGGTVAFLVFSYWLLDGLPSIAFANLLPIVVSVAGVAATMRLLGISFNAFTATILSLTIGLGIDYSVHVVHRFVDERKDADLNTALRRTVVGTGGALMGSMFTTAFGIGVLVLSLLSVLGQFGVLTAVSIVYSFVTSLVVLPSALVIWDRFANESPDVPMGGGPTGDDSDSGPGSGPNSERLAADGGRP from the coding sequence ATGGCGTACGACTACCAGCGCGTCGTCGACTGGGTCGACGACCACATCGTCGAGCGACCCGGGCAGGTGATGCTCGCGTTCTTCGTGCTCACCGCCCTCTTCGGCGTCGGCCTCGGCAACGTCTCCACGGAGGCGGGCACCTCGCAGTTCGCCGAGGACATCCCCGCGCAGAACGCCCTCGACCAGGTGAACCAGGAGTTCCTCCCCGTCTTCGGTCAGGACACCGGGAGCACGCAACTCATCCAACGGGGGCAGAACGTCCTCTCGCGGCGGTCGATGCTGCAGATGCTCAGGACACAGGAGCGCGTCGAGGAGCAGCCGACGCTGCGGGTCAGCGACACCTCCTCGGCGGCCGCCGTCGTCGCGCGGACGTTAGACCCGAACGCGACGACGCTCGACGAGCAGATAACGGCGCTCGAACGCGCCACCGACAGCGAGGTGGCGGCCGCCGTCCGCGAGAACGCGGACAACCCGGCGTTCACCGGGTCGGTGAGCGAGGACTTCAACGCACGGTCGGCGTCGGCGTCGGCCACCATCGGCGTGATTCAGCACTCGCTGCCGACCGAGGTGTCCTCCTCGGCCGGCCAGTCCGGCGACAGCCCGCTCACCCCCATCCAACAGCGGGTCCAGCGCATCGTCGACGCCAGTCCGGGCGACATCACCGTCTTCGGCAGCGGCATCATCGCCGACGAGTTCGGCGCGGTCATCTCCGACTCGCTTCTCATCGTCACGCCCGCCGCGGTCATCCTCATCGTCCTCTTCCTCGTCGTCGCCTACCGCGACCTCCTGGACCTCCTTCTGGGGACGTTCGCGCTGGCGATGGCCGTCGTCTGGACGTTCGGCTTCCTCGGCCTCGCGGGCATCCCGTTCAACCAGATTATGATCGCCGTCCCGCCGCTCCTCCTCGCGGTGGGCATCGACTTCGGCATCCACGCCATCAACCGCTACCGCGAGGACCGCGAGACCGGGCTGGGAATCGAGGAGGCGATGCGCGCGGCGACCGACCAACTGCTCGTCGCCTTCTTCATCGTCACCGGCACCACCGTCATCGGCTTCCTCTCGAACCTCGCCTCGGGCCTCGCGCCCATCCGCGACTTCGGCGTCGTCGCCGGCGTCGGAATCACGTTCACGTTCCTCATCTTCGGCGTGTTCCTCCCCGCGGCGAAGGTGTGGATGGACCGCCGCAAGGAGTCGTGGCCGCTCCCGACGTTCAGCCAGAAACCGCTCGGGCGCGAGGGCTCCTCGCTCGGCGACGCGCTCTCCGTCGGCGTCGGTATCGCCGACCGGATTCCCGTGCTGTTCGTCCTCGCGGCCCTCCTGTTCAGCGTCGGCGCGGCGGGCTACGCGACGGGCGTCGACACCTCGTTCACGCAGGAGGACTTCCTCCCGCCCGAGGAGGTGCCCTCCTACCTGCGGTCGCTGCCGGAGCCGTTCGCGCCGAGCGACTACTCCGTCGTCGCCACGCTGAACTTCCTCGAAGAGCGCTTCACGAGTTCGCAGGGGGGGTCGGTCACGATATACGTCGAGCGGCCGATGGAGCAGGACTCCGCGCTCGAGGAACTCCACCGCGCCGGCGAGGACCCGCCGGACTCGTTCGTCGTCGAGGACGGCCGCGCGGAGTCGACGAGCGTCGTCACGGTCATCCGCGACTACGCCGAGGAGGACCCCGAGTTCGCCCGCCTCGTCGCCCGGAACGACGCGAACGGAAACGGCATCCCCGACGACAACTTGGGGGAGATATACGACTACTTGGAGACGTCGCCGGTGTCCGAGCAGGTCGACCGGTACCTCGCGGAGGACCACCGGAGCGCCCGCGTCGTCTACACCGTCTCGGCCGACGCGTCGGACGCCGAGGCGACGGCCGACGGCGAGCAGGTGGCGGAGCGCTTCCGCTACGAGGCCGTCGCCACGGGCGACATCGTCGTCTTCCAGGCCGTCTCCGACCTCATCTTCAACTCCGCGGTGACGAGTCTCGCCCTCGCCCTCGGCGGAACGGTGGCGTTTCTCGTGTTCAGCTACTGGCTCCTCGACGGCCTCCCCTCCATCGCCTTCGCCAACCTCCTGCCCATCGTAGTGTCGGTGGCGGGCGTCGCGGCGACGATGCGCCTCCTCGGCATCTCGTTCAACGCGTTCACCGCGACCATCCTCTCTCTCACCATCGGGTTGGGTATCGACTACTCCGTCCACGTCGTCCACCGCTTCGTCGACGAACGGAAGGACGCCGACCTGAACACGGCGCTGCGTCGGACCGTCGTCGGCACGGGCGGCGCCCTCATGGGCAGCATGTTCACGACGGCGTTCGGCATCGGCGTCCTCGTCCTCTCGCTGCTCTCGGTGCTCGGACAGTTCGGCGTGCTCACGGCCGTCTCCATCGTCTACTCGTTCGTCACCTCGCTCGTCGTCCTCCCCTCGGCGCTCGTCATCTGGGACCGCTTCGCCAACGAGAGCCCCGACGTACCGATGGGCGGGGGGCCGACCGGGGACGACTCGGATTCGGGTCCGGGTTCGGGTCCGAACTCCGAACGCCTCGCCGCCGACGGCGGCCGTCCCTGA
- a CDS encoding ABC transporter ATP-binding protein, producing the protein MPPAVRLDGITKRFPGVVANDDVDLTVEAGTVHALLGENGAGKTTLMNVLYGLYEPTEGTVHLDGEAREFDAPRDAIDAGVGMIHQHFMLVDPMTVAENITLGNEPRKWGGLAVDRERAREEVVDLSERYGFDVDPDARIEDVSVGVQQRVEILKALYRGADVLILDEPTAVLTPQEVDELFTVLEELTAQGKTIIFITHKLGEALEAADEVTVLRDGKNVGSLPTAETDREELATLMVGREVLMQFDKPPASPGETVLSVRNIGVEDERGVDVVDDVSFDVREGEVFGIAGVDGNGQSELVEAVTGLREQTTGSVAFEGRSIDDWSRRRRIREGMAYIPEDRQERGLVMEFDLVENAILGSQHRGPFAEGGRIDWGRSREHAEDVIDRYDVRPPNADAEAHSFSGGNQQKFIVGREFERDPSLVVATHPTRGVDIGSTEFIHERLLDLRNDGRGVLLVSSKLDEVQGLSDRLAVMYEGELMDVVDPETVTEEELGLLMAGQYPDSYERAAVADDAAGPRADADADADANTNVAGERS; encoded by the coding sequence ATGCCACCAGCGGTCCGACTCGACGGGATAACCAAGCGGTTCCCGGGAGTCGTCGCCAACGACGACGTCGACCTCACCGTAGAGGCTGGGACGGTGCACGCGCTTCTCGGCGAGAACGGGGCCGGGAAGACCACGCTGATGAACGTCCTCTACGGCCTGTACGAACCGACCGAAGGAACGGTGCATCTCGACGGCGAGGCGCGTGAGTTCGACGCGCCGCGCGACGCCATCGACGCCGGAGTCGGCATGATCCACCAGCACTTCATGCTGGTCGACCCGATGACCGTCGCCGAGAACATCACTCTGGGAAACGAACCGCGGAAGTGGGGCGGCCTCGCCGTGGACCGCGAACGCGCCCGCGAGGAGGTCGTCGACCTCTCGGAGCGCTACGGGTTCGACGTCGACCCCGACGCGCGCATCGAGGACGTCTCCGTCGGCGTCCAACAGCGCGTCGAGATTCTGAAGGCGCTCTACCGCGGCGCCGACGTCCTCATCCTCGACGAACCGACGGCGGTGTTGACCCCCCAAGAGGTCGACGAACTGTTCACCGTCTTGGAGGAACTCACCGCGCAGGGCAAGACGATTATCTTCATCACCCACAAACTCGGCGAGGCGCTCGAAGCGGCCGACGAGGTGACCGTCCTCCGCGACGGGAAGAACGTCGGTTCGCTGCCCACCGCCGAGACGGACCGCGAGGAGTTGGCGACGCTGATGGTCGGCCGCGAGGTGCTGATGCAGTTCGACAAGCCGCCCGCTTCGCCCGGCGAGACGGTGCTCTCGGTGCGGAACATCGGCGTCGAGGACGAACGCGGCGTCGACGTCGTCGACGACGTGTCGTTCGACGTGCGCGAGGGCGAGGTGTTCGGCATCGCCGGCGTCGACGGGAACGGGCAGTCCGAACTCGTCGAGGCCGTCACCGGCCTCCGCGAGCAGACGACCGGTTCGGTCGCCTTCGAGGGGCGGTCGATAGACGACTGGTCGCGCCGCCGCCGCATCCGGGAGGGGATGGCCTACATCCCCGAGGACCGGCAGGAACGCGGCCTCGTGATGGAGTTCGACCTCGTCGAGAACGCGATTCTCGGGAGCCAGCACCGCGGGCCGTTCGCCGAGGGGGGCCGCATCGACTGGGGACGGTCGCGCGAGCACGCAGAGGACGTCATCGACCGGTACGACGTCCGACCGCCGAACGCCGACGCGGAGGCGCACTCCTTCTCCGGCGGGAACCAACAGAAGTTCATCGTCGGCCGCGAGTTCGAGCGCGACCCCTCGCTCGTCGTCGCCACGCACCCGACGCGCGGCGTCGACATCGGCTCGACCGAGTTCATCCACGAGCGACTGCTCGACCTGCGGAACGACGGCCGGGGCGTCCTCCTCGTCTCCTCGAAACTCGACGAGGTGCAGGGACTCTCCGACCGCCTCGCGGTGATGTACGAGGGCGAACTGATGGACGTCGTCGACCCCGAGACGGTCACCGAAGAGGAACTCGGTCTGCTGATGGCCGGTCAGTACCCCGACTCCTACGAACGCGCCGCCGTCGCGGACGACGCGGCGGGCCCGAGGGCGGACGCAGACGCGGATGCGGACGCGAACACGAACGTGGCGGGTGAGCGGTCGTGA
- a CDS encoding phosphomannomutase: MELFGTAGIRGDAVTRVTPELALSVGRAVGLDAVESNRRAEVVVGRDGRTTGPSLAAAAEAGLESAGADVRRAGALPTPALAFASRGRRGIMLTASHNPPTDNGIKVFVDGEEYDRSLERGVEERVAADPDPAPWEVWGDSEPVDVLADYREAVTEYARGFGADPKGLNVVVDCGNGMSALGTPQVLGRLGARVVTLNGQVDGHFPGRESKPTPETLSDLRAFLADEETEPGGDYDFGIAHDGDSDRIVVVDADGEVVHEDTVVAILAERFVRESEADDPVVVTTPNASGRIDERVRAAGGRVERVRLGALHEGIASARAAGGDVVFAAEPWKHVHRGLGGWIDGVASAAVFTRLVAEEGLGALREPVTERPYRKVSVECPDEAKQAAMARVSETLPEAFPDADVDTEHGVRIERADASWALVRPSGTEPYVRVYAEADDVDAFVDAVTDVVAAAVDAAA, from the coding sequence ATGGAACTCTTCGGAACCGCCGGGATTCGCGGCGACGCGGTGACGCGCGTCACGCCCGAACTGGCGCTCTCGGTCGGTCGCGCGGTGGGTCTGGACGCGGTGGAGTCGAACAGACGGGCGGAAGTCGTCGTCGGCCGCGACGGGCGGACGACGGGGCCGTCGCTCGCCGCCGCCGCCGAGGCGGGACTGGAGTCCGCCGGCGCGGACGTGCGCCGCGCGGGCGCCCTCCCCACGCCCGCCCTCGCGTTCGCCTCGCGGGGGCGACGCGGCATCATGCTCACCGCCTCGCACAACCCGCCGACGGACAACGGAATCAAGGTGTTCGTCGACGGCGAGGAGTACGACCGGAGCCTCGAACGCGGGGTCGAAGAGCGCGTCGCCGCGGACCCGGACCCGGCGCCGTGGGAGGTGTGGGGCGACAGCGAACCCGTCGACGTGCTCGCGGACTACCGCGAAGCCGTCACCGAGTACGCCCGCGGGTTCGGCGCCGACCCCAAGGGCTTGAACGTCGTCGTCGACTGCGGCAACGGGATGTCGGCGCTGGGGACGCCGCAGGTGCTCGGCCGACTCGGCGCGCGCGTCGTCACCCTCAACGGGCAGGTTGACGGCCACTTCCCCGGCCGGGAGTCGAAGCCGACGCCGGAGACGCTGTCGGACCTCCGCGCGTTCCTCGCCGACGAGGAGACCGAACCCGGCGGCGACTACGACTTCGGCATCGCCCACGACGGCGACTCCGACCGCATCGTCGTCGTCGACGCGGACGGCGAGGTGGTCCACGAGGACACCGTCGTCGCCATCCTCGCCGAACGGTTCGTGCGCGAGTCGGAGGCGGACGACCCGGTGGTCGTGACGACGCCGAACGCCTCGGGCCGCATCGACGAACGGGTCCGCGCGGCGGGCGGCCGGGTCGAACGCGTCCGCCTCGGCGCACTCCACGAGGGCATCGCGTCGGCGCGCGCCGCCGGCGGCGACGTGGTGTTCGCCGCCGAACCCTGGAAGCACGTCCACCGCGGACTCGGCGGGTGGATAGACGGCGTCGCCTCCGCGGCCGTGTTCACCCGCCTCGTCGCCGAGGAGGGCCTGGGCGCCCTGCGCGAACCCGTCACCGAACGCCCGTACCGGAAGGTCAGCGTCGAGTGTCCCGACGAGGCCAAACAGGCCGCCATGGCCCGCGTCTCCGAGACGCTCCCCGAGGCGTTTCCCGACGCGGACGTCGACACCGAGCACGGCGTCCGCATCGAACGCGCGGACGCGTCGTGGGCGCTCGTTCGACCGTCGGGGACCGAGCCGTACGTCCGGGTGTACGCGGAGGCCGACGACGTGGACGCCTTCGTCGACGCCGTCACCGACGTGGTGGCGGCGGCCGTCGACGCGGCCGCGTAA
- a CDS encoding flavin reductase family protein, protein MDGPPDAFGSPYRLLSGAVVPRPIAWVSTRAADGTRNLAPYSFSNVVTPDPPTLLFSASGTGEDRKDSARNAIETGEFVWNVVTEDVAEAMNATSATLPPGEDEFDRAAVTAADCAVVDAPRVAEAAVSFECELVDTLDVGASTLVFGEVVHAHVDDAVLTNGKMDTTKLDAVGRLSGSEYARIGDRFSLERPP, encoded by the coding sequence GTGGACGGACCGCCGGACGCCTTCGGGTCGCCGTACCGCCTCCTCTCGGGCGCCGTCGTCCCGCGACCCATCGCGTGGGTGAGCACCCGCGCGGCGGACGGGACGCGGAACCTCGCGCCGTACAGTTTCTCGAACGTCGTCACCCCGGACCCGCCGACGCTGCTGTTCTCCGCGTCGGGCACCGGCGAGGACCGAAAGGACAGCGCCCGGAACGCGATTGAGACGGGCGAGTTCGTCTGGAACGTCGTCACCGAGGACGTGGCCGAGGCGATGAACGCCACGAGTGCGACGCTCCCGCCCGGCGAGGACGAGTTCGACCGCGCCGCGGTGACGGCCGCTGACTGCGCCGTCGTCGACGCCCCGCGCGTCGCGGAGGCGGCGGTGTCGTTCGAGTGCGAACTGGTCGACACGCTCGACGTCGGCGCCTCGACGCTCGTGTTCGGCGAAGTCGTCCACGCGCACGTCGACGACGCCGTGCTCACCAACGGGAAGATGGACACGACGAAACTCGACGCGGTGGGTCGCCTCTCGGGGTCGGAGTACGCCCGCATCGGCGACCGGTTCTCGCTGGAACGGCCGCCGTAG
- a CDS encoding inositol monophosphatase family protein: MTDRATVAEESAAAGADVAMGMFEEDIETEEKTSKTDVVSEADAAAQDEILDVIGEHYPDDVVVGEEGDTPKEAPEEGDAWIVDPIDGTSNYLHGFTAWCQAVAAVRDAEPVAAAVTRPAVGHTFVADEDSFRRNGEETTVSDESDPERFVVAPTLKVDDDNRDRYMSVIETCFEELGDMRRIGSAQVTFAMVAAGSIDAALGIGQAHPWDTVAGVHMVRAAGGTVTDLDGNRWRHDSDGILASNGEAHEDVLEMLGF, encoded by the coding sequence GTGACCGACAGAGCGACGGTCGCCGAGGAGTCGGCGGCCGCAGGTGCGGACGTGGCGATGGGGATGTTCGAAGAGGACATCGAGACCGAGGAGAAGACCTCGAAGACGGACGTGGTGAGCGAGGCGGACGCCGCCGCGCAGGACGAGATACTCGACGTCATCGGCGAGCACTACCCCGACGACGTCGTCGTCGGCGAGGAGGGCGACACGCCGAAGGAGGCCCCCGAGGAGGGCGACGCCTGGATCGTCGACCCCATCGACGGTACGTCGAACTACCTCCACGGCTTCACCGCGTGGTGTCAGGCGGTGGCGGCCGTCCGCGACGCCGAACCCGTCGCCGCCGCGGTGACGCGCCCGGCCGTCGGGCACACGTTCGTCGCCGACGAGGACTCCTTCCGGAGGAACGGCGAGGAGACGACGGTGAGCGACGAGTCCGACCCCGAGCGGTTCGTCGTCGCGCCGACGCTGAAGGTGGACGACGACAACCGCGACCGGTACATGTCGGTCATCGAGACCTGTTTCGAGGAACTGGGCGACATGCGGCGCATCGGGTCGGCGCAGGTGACGTTCGCGATGGTCGCCGCGGGGTCCATCGACGCCGCCCTCGGCATCGGGCAGGCGCACCCGTGGGACACCGTCGCCGGCGTCCACATGGTCCGGGCGGCCGGCGGCACCGTCACCGACTTGGACGGAAACCGCTGGCGGCACGACAGCGACGGCATCCTCGCCTCCAACGGCGAGGCCCACGAGGACGTGCTGGAGATGCTCGGCTTCTGA
- a CDS encoding DICT sensory domain-containing protein: protein MSLRDIVAAVGERERTLVLYEPVSDRLLEQVREYLAPYPLTVERRDGGESLSGTAELTDGDGSWVRTDCSDLAAPATPQEFEATLSDVLTRIDRTTFTSYDGARMASASREIEDRAWRFGRGTLHAGFQRASALRRQAEVYRRLARTDLDVHAYAVPEGDAPTLDDATVHLVDDEEIAATWFVVYDGGGDDASKCALLAEERDPDVFRGFWTYDPRVVDDVLAHLSNRYGAPA, encoded by the coding sequence ATGAGCCTGCGGGACATCGTCGCCGCGGTCGGCGAGCGCGAACGGACGCTCGTCCTCTACGAACCCGTCTCCGACCGACTGCTCGAACAGGTGCGGGAGTACCTCGCGCCGTACCCGCTGACCGTCGAGCGCCGGGACGGGGGCGAGTCGCTGTCGGGGACCGCGGAACTGACCGACGGCGACGGCTCGTGGGTCCGAACGGACTGCTCGGACCTCGCGGCGCCGGCGACGCCGCAGGAGTTCGAGGCGACGCTCTCGGACGTGCTGACGCGCATCGACCGGACGACGTTCACCTCCTACGACGGCGCGCGGATGGCGTCGGCCTCGCGGGAGATAGAGGACCGGGCGTGGCGGTTCGGTCGCGGGACGCTCCACGCCGGGTTCCAGCGCGCGTCGGCCCTGCGGCGACAGGCGGAGGTGTACCGCCGCCTCGCGCGCACGGACCTCGACGTCCACGCCTACGCCGTCCCGGAGGGCGACGCGCCGACGCTCGATGACGCGACCGTCCACCTCGTCGACGACGAGGAGATAGCCGCGACGTGGTTCGTCGTCTACGACGGCGGCGGCGACGACGCATCGAAGTGCGCGCTCCTCGCCGAGGAGCGCGACCCGGACGTGTTCCGCGGCTTCTGGACGTACGACCCGCGCGTCGTCGACGACGTCCTCGCGCACCTGTCGAACCGGTACGGCGCCCCCGCCTGA
- a CDS encoding BMP family lipoprotein, translating to MDRRRFLKATGVAGIAGLAGCSGGPTSEGDGTTAESTETSGDGASTEAESGTGEESTDGSSGETINVGMVYATGGLGDGSFNDQAQQGIQQASEEFNVQYEEAQPDSVSQFQNFQQQFASSTNPEYDLVSCIGYLQADALSQTASDYPDQRFMIVDSAVDADNVSSYVFQEHQGSFLAGVMAGRLTTTEFSAGAGSTKPDEKVVGFVGGEESDLIGKFEAGYTAGVKYVDDSIEVQSTYVGSFNEPTAGSEAAIAMYNSGADIIFHASGNTGTGVFQAAQENGNFAIGVDRAQSVTKPSYADVILGSMVKRVDTAVYTSVEAVANDSFDGGAVTTLGLEQDGVALVYGDSLESEIPSAVKDAVTSAREEVIGGSVSVPTDPSNV from the coding sequence ATGGATAGACGGAGATTCTTAAAGGCGACGGGTGTGGCAGGTATCGCGGGGCTGGCCGGCTGTTCCGGCGGTCCCACGAGCGAGGGCGACGGAACGACCGCGGAGAGCACCGAGACGTCCGGCGACGGGGCGTCGACCGAGGCCGAGAGCGGGACGGGCGAGGAGTCGACCGATGGGTCGAGCGGGGAGACCATCAACGTCGGGATGGTGTACGCCACCGGCGGACTGGGCGACGGGTCCTTCAACGACCAGGCCCAGCAGGGTATCCAGCAGGCGTCCGAGGAGTTCAACGTCCAGTACGAAGAGGCGCAGCCCGACTCCGTCTCGCAGTTCCAGAACTTCCAACAGCAGTTCGCCAGTTCGACCAATCCGGAGTACGACCTGGTCAGCTGTATCGGCTACCTGCAGGCCGACGCCCTCTCGCAGACCGCCTCGGACTACCCCGACCAGCGGTTCATGATCGTCGACAGCGCCGTCGACGCCGACAACGTGTCGAGCTACGTGTTCCAGGAGCACCAGGGGTCGTTCCTCGCCGGCGTCATGGCCGGGCGACTCACGACCACGGAGTTCAGCGCCGGCGCCGGGTCGACGAAGCCCGACGAGAAGGTCGTCGGCTTCGTCGGCGGCGAGGAGAGCGACCTCATCGGCAAGTTCGAGGCCGGCTACACCGCCGGCGTCAAGTACGTCGACGACTCCATCGAGGTGCAGTCGACGTACGTCGGGAGCTTCAACGAACCGACGGCCGGGAGCGAGGCGGCCATCGCGATGTACAACAGCGGCGCCGACATCATCTTCCACGCCTCCGGCAACACCGGGACCGGCGTCTTCCAGGCCGCACAGGAGAACGGGAACTTCGCCATCGGCGTCGACCGCGCACAGTCGGTCACGAAGCCGTCGTACGCGGACGTCATCCTCGGCAGCATGGTCAAGCGCGTCGACACGGCGGTGTACACCTCCGTCGAGGCCGTCGCCAACGACTCCTTCGACGGCGGCGCCGTCACGACGCTCGGACTGGAGCAGGACGGGGTCGCCCTCGTCTACGGGGACTCGCTCGAATCGGAGATTCCGTCCGCGGTCAAAGACGCCGTCACCTCCGCCCGCGAGGAGGTCATCGGCGGTTCCGTCTCCGTGCCGACCGACCCCTCGAACGTCTGA
- a CDS encoding acylphosphatase, whose amino-acid sequence MSDERTRAHVFVTGTVQGVYYRASTRDAARERNLDGWVKNLDDGRVEAVFEGPADSVEEMVEWCHTGSEAAEVESVDVDYGDPEGESGFRIEW is encoded by the coding sequence ATGAGCGACGAGCGAACCCGCGCCCACGTCTTCGTCACCGGCACGGTGCAGGGCGTCTACTACCGAGCGAGCACGCGCGACGCCGCCCGCGAACGGAACCTCGACGGCTGGGTGAAGAACCTCGACGACGGCCGCGTCGAGGCCGTCTTCGAAGGGCCCGCCGACTCGGTCGAGGAGATGGTCGAGTGGTGCCACACCGGCAGCGAGGCCGCCGAGGTGGAGTCCGTCGACGTCGACTACGGCGACCCCGAGGGCGAGTCGGGGTTCAGAATCGAGTGGTAG